In the genome of Salinispirillum sp. LH 10-3-1, one region contains:
- a CDS encoding response regulator, with product MAIKILVVDDASFIRDLIRRTVRSQLPEVDVEEAINGKRAQSLLNKMQFDLILCDWEMPEINGLQLLQWLRANEKDEGHASTPFIMVTSRGDKSHVVKAVEAGVTDYVGKPFTSEQLLRKVLKALSRDHREELGRMLGNRHASPDRSAGMQRSGAETLLAAGGTKAPANTPQAVAGSEAVSVLTGGAAAAKPAAEKVERVHQGRLKVDITADIRLADVTLSGHLEDVNLNNALIRLPRVKRMPQLFEQAVFDIALDHDGAVARLNGFVYSLQAADARFDCDEFLLNFKLTDEDPEKFSDLSRLIAKIR from the coding sequence ATGGCGATAAAGATTCTGGTAGTAGATGACGCGAGTTTCATCCGCGATTTGATCCGGCGTACGGTGCGAAGCCAGTTGCCGGAGGTTGACGTTGAAGAAGCCATCAATGGTAAGCGCGCCCAATCTCTGCTGAACAAGATGCAGTTTGATTTGATTCTCTGTGATTGGGAGATGCCGGAGATCAATGGCCTGCAGCTGTTGCAGTGGTTGCGGGCTAATGAGAAAGATGAAGGTCATGCATCCACCCCCTTCATTATGGTGACCAGCCGCGGCGACAAAAGCCATGTGGTCAAAGCCGTCGAAGCCGGTGTTACCGACTATGTCGGCAAGCCGTTTACCAGCGAGCAGTTGCTGCGCAAGGTATTGAAAGCATTGAGCCGTGACCATCGTGAAGAACTGGGACGCATGCTGGGCAATCGCCATGCTAGTCCCGATCGCTCCGCAGGCATGCAACGCTCGGGGGCTGAAACCTTGTTGGCAGCTGGTGGTACTAAAGCACCGGCCAATACACCACAGGCGGTTGCCGGGTCTGAAGCGGTGAGCGTCTTGACGGGTGGCGCAGCGGCCGCGAAGCCCGCTGCAGAAAAGGTTGAGCGGGTGCATCAAGGGCGTCTTAAAGTGGACATCACCGCCGACATCCGGTTGGCGGACGTCACTCTCAGTGGTCACCTAGAAGATGTGAACCTGAATAATGCATTGATTCGATTGCCGCGAGTTAAACGGATGCCGCAGTTGTTTGAACAAGCCGTGTTTGACATTGCGCTGGATCACGACGGTGCTGTGGCGCGCCTGAATGGCTTCGTTTATTCATTGCAGGCCGCTGACGCACGTTTTGACTGCGATGAGTTTTTGTTGAATTTTAAGCTGACCGATGAAGATCCAGAGAAGTTTTCTGATCTCTCACGGCTGATCGCCAAAATACGTTAG
- a CDS encoding S1/P1 nuclease: MAAQAQAFGERSHEVVVQLASRFFTPEATQLVQNFYGANYRNLLIADANWTAVNNQRPGNESRLALHYTWFEEGDTEFEPARHCPQARCSVGAVLAAERVLANPSHTRAQRMEAFRALLHYMGDLHDPMNAGFAHDRGGRDTIVVATDLRRVDLYTVWQTELFDYFTGRPFEIANAWFRDITPAQRAQWSAGTPQEWVWETHVLARDVVYPLVDTAGGWNAIYRVRALPLYEEQLKKAAVRLADRMNSVAATLSAVGAL; the protein is encoded by the coding sequence TTGGCAGCCCAAGCGCAGGCTTTTGGCGAGCGCAGTCATGAAGTCGTGGTGCAGCTCGCCAGTCGCTTTTTTACCCCTGAAGCGACCCAGCTGGTGCAGAATTTTTACGGAGCCAATTATCGCAATCTGCTGATTGCCGATGCCAATTGGACGGCCGTCAACAACCAGCGACCGGGTAACGAAAGCCGCTTGGCACTGCACTACACTTGGTTTGAAGAAGGAGATACGGAGTTTGAGCCCGCACGTCATTGTCCGCAAGCTCGTTGCAGTGTGGGCGCAGTGTTGGCAGCAGAGCGCGTATTGGCAAATCCGTCGCATACTCGTGCCCAACGTATGGAAGCCTTTCGGGCGCTGCTGCATTACATGGGTGACTTACACGACCCCATGAACGCTGGCTTTGCTCACGATCGAGGTGGCCGTGACACCATTGTTGTGGCGACGGACTTGCGGCGTGTCGATCTCTATACCGTGTGGCAGACAGAATTATTCGACTACTTTACCGGTCGACCTTTTGAGATTGCCAACGCTTGGTTCCGCGACATCACTCCGGCCCAGCGGGCCCAGTGGTCTGCAGGCACACCGCAAGAGTGGGTGTGGGAAACTCATGTACTGGCGCGCGACGTCGTTTACCCGTTGGTGGATACGGCCGGTGGCTGGAATGCCATCTACCGAGTGCGTGCCTTGCCGCTTTACGAAGAGCAGTTGAAGAAAGCGGCGGTGCGACTGGCCGATCGAATGAACAGCGTGGCCGCCACCTTGTCTGCTGTGGGCGCCCTATGA
- a CDS encoding DUF3392 family protein, with protein MQSLLVDFSGLFTPHLRLLCTAFIASLLVIYGRDINRGVLGLMRRAHFIVRTLVFVILCAVGYGFVTVQGGIWLTDLVSRIDRLFLGIIITLAFIGVGMLAERRAT; from the coding sequence GTGCAGTCTTTACTGGTGGATTTTTCCGGTTTATTTACCCCGCATCTGCGCCTGCTGTGTACCGCATTTATCGCCAGTCTGTTGGTGATTTACGGGCGCGACATCAATCGCGGCGTGCTGGGTCTTATGCGCCGTGCGCACTTTATTGTGCGCACCCTGGTCTTCGTCATCCTGTGCGCAGTGGGTTATGGGTTTGTTACCGTTCAAGGGGGCATATGGCTGACCGATTTAGTGAGTCGAATCGATCGATTGTTTCTCGGTATTATCATCACGTTGGCGTTTATTGGGGTGGGCATGCTCGCCGAGCGGCGCGCTACCTAA
- a CDS encoding alpha-amylase yields MLRSFIRSALGPAAVVRAFLVCASALLPLNVGAQNNPQPILQLSSDAMDVAESTVLTGSAADERRATVALTRGTVRWRVSAESAGCERDFGAPPDHSGLAAFNTPHELQACSDRWFETRVVLPGNYHFTLTQERGTYRVSIVRATTAAAAPPRRQPPPVQCPVWSGHAVAIPVGDAFAEGQWVRDFYSGQRAQVNQGQVYITPAPESHGLVLLEAARAPAQTNTWENATVYMIMTDRFSNGDPSNDYPLGRRPDGADEIGTFHGGDIAGVIQHLDYLQALGVSAVWLTPLVEQVHGFVGGGTGDFPFYGYHGYWALDFTRLDPNFGTEEDLRALVSAAHARGIKVILDVVLNHVGYPTLADLQMQGIDVLKPGAATQLPPRWHDWTPGVGENWHSYGELIDWQSPQWDDWWGPEWVRADRPGYRRPGSGDLTMNLAGLPDFLTEDTTPKRLPPQLAGKADTGATELADATLMDYLIDWHVRWVREFGVDGFRADTVKHIELEHWVALKEAATAAHRAWHDENPQNPLPYEPFWMVAEVWAHGMFKDYYFDYGFDAIINFEYQERGGLQAAQCLPLAEPVFRAYADAVHSDPEFNGLTYLSSHDTRLFFAQYEDFALQKGAAAALLLLPGAVQIYYGDEVGRPHGAFGSDFHQGTRSPMLWELDEQREALLAHWQTLGQFRARHPAIGGGAHQKLSEQPYVFSRQTDTDAVVVAFVGYPQAQ; encoded by the coding sequence CAGCTCAGCAGCGACGCCATGGATGTAGCAGAATCTACGGTACTGACCGGCAGCGCCGCCGACGAGCGCCGTGCTACGGTTGCCTTGACACGTGGCACGGTGCGTTGGCGCGTCAGTGCTGAGTCCGCAGGCTGTGAGCGCGACTTCGGAGCCCCACCAGATCATTCAGGCCTCGCCGCCTTTAATACCCCACATGAGTTGCAAGCCTGCAGTGACCGCTGGTTTGAAACGCGCGTTGTGTTGCCCGGCAATTACCACTTTACCCTCACCCAAGAGCGCGGCACCTATCGAGTTAGTATTGTGCGTGCCACCACGGCCGCCGCTGCGCCACCCCGCCGCCAGCCACCACCAGTGCAGTGTCCCGTATGGTCAGGCCACGCGGTGGCAATTCCAGTGGGTGATGCTTTTGCCGAGGGCCAATGGGTACGCGACTTCTACAGCGGGCAAAGGGCTCAAGTGAATCAAGGTCAGGTCTATATTACACCAGCGCCAGAGAGCCACGGCTTAGTGCTGCTGGAGGCTGCACGGGCACCCGCACAGACCAATACCTGGGAAAATGCCACCGTCTATATGATCATGACCGACCGTTTCTCCAACGGCGACCCGAGTAATGACTACCCATTGGGGCGGCGTCCAGATGGGGCGGACGAAATTGGCACCTTTCATGGTGGCGATATTGCTGGGGTGATACAGCATCTGGATTATTTGCAAGCATTGGGTGTCAGTGCGGTCTGGTTAACGCCCCTGGTGGAGCAGGTACATGGCTTTGTCGGCGGCGGTACCGGTGACTTCCCGTTCTATGGGTACCATGGCTACTGGGCGCTCGACTTCACCCGTTTAGATCCCAACTTTGGTACCGAAGAGGATCTACGAGCATTAGTCAGCGCGGCGCATGCACGTGGCATCAAGGTGATTCTCGATGTGGTACTCAATCATGTGGGTTACCCCACCTTGGCGGACCTGCAAATGCAGGGTATTGATGTGTTAAAACCGGGCGCAGCAACCCAGCTGCCACCGCGTTGGCACGATTGGACGCCCGGAGTGGGCGAGAATTGGCACAGTTACGGTGAGCTGATTGATTGGCAAAGCCCACAATGGGATGACTGGTGGGGACCTGAGTGGGTGCGTGCAGACCGCCCCGGCTACCGCCGCCCGGGATCGGGTGACTTGACCATGAACTTGGCCGGTTTACCGGATTTCCTGACCGAAGACACCACGCCGAAGCGCTTGCCTCCGCAATTAGCCGGTAAGGCCGATACCGGAGCCACCGAGCTGGCTGACGCAACCCTGATGGACTATTTGATCGACTGGCATGTGCGCTGGGTGCGCGAGTTTGGGGTCGATGGCTTTCGGGCCGATACCGTGAAGCACATCGAGCTGGAGCATTGGGTCGCCCTCAAGGAAGCCGCTACTGCAGCGCATCGGGCGTGGCACGATGAGAATCCGCAAAATCCCTTGCCGTATGAGCCCTTTTGGATGGTCGCCGAGGTTTGGGCACATGGTATGTTCAAAGATTATTACTTTGATTATGGCTTCGACGCCATCATCAACTTTGAATACCAGGAGCGCGGCGGGTTGCAGGCCGCGCAATGCCTACCCCTAGCGGAGCCGGTGTTCCGTGCTTATGCCGATGCCGTTCACAGCGACCCGGAATTTAACGGATTAACGTATTTGTCGAGCCACGATACGCGATTATTCTTTGCCCAATACGAAGACTTTGCGTTGCAAAAGGGTGCCGCTGCCGCCTTGCTGTTGTTGCCGGGTGCGGTGCAGATTTACTACGGGGATGAGGTCGGTCGTCCTCACGGTGCCTTTGGTTCTGACTTTCATCAGGGCACCCGCTCGCCCATGCTGTGGGAGCTGGACGAACAACGCGAAGCCTTGCTGGCGCACTGGCAGACGCTGGGACAGTTTCGGGCGCGCCACCCGGCCATCGGCGGAGGCGCGCATCAAAAGCTGTCGGAGCAGCCCTATGTGTTCAGTCGGCAAACCGATACTGACGCTGTTGTTGTGGCCTTTGTGGGTTATCCGCAGGCGCAATAA